From Pseudoleptotrichia goodfellowii, a single genomic window includes:
- a CDS encoding autotransporter-associated N-terminal domain-containing protein yields MSNNLKQMEKDLRALAKRCKDVKYSRSLLLTFLLTGMLSFSAGLTSSELENTENSINSAKKDLNSSINDMKIMFRQAKRDNNRLLKNANLELIQLMEQGDQVIKSPWSSWQFGMNYFYNNWSGTYKGLGDKQEKYPYEGIYSRSNWKVRNAMDMVQNKSTGGGPLTPGNDPLGSWQNISNSSGGISIDRDNSISSSTNGNRSWGLVDLRNLKEPTSEVEILARISPKEVTKQAITLNITQPAINELEAPIVNPQVNKPLDAPVITLPEVEKVEISALNITAPSAPTAPTAPGAPVINISITPPNAPNALTAPSAPSVPNISVTPSAPSVLTAPNININVTAPSINALTIATPPTVVAPQVVSPQIKPVDFVIDPSGDAKNGYIMRSQAWNYLGAIPTTLNVTENHNGNFVTINNGVGNVFTVPRTQTINVTKGNNRALVVDEVNQTRTIRSEATINLQAVKNVGIDLQGGHSGSATAPTIATVVNAGTITGLATDPSTGTANKEHIAFGFNNADASNNTTMTHMINENKIELNAPSSAGIQLKPEDPNNWQPGSWGVTPLRIVSRDPKSERAKVLMKADNTGTVNLNGSKSFGILTVFNAGVPASLMAPGANYNANNHNLKAERNMAGVRYLPGGELGRSALAGDANKKYISGIYNTGSINILGDESIAVGLLQEIQEVILEGNINIGNQASLTQGSNANSKTKTDKVEEAVGVFAGVPTRPVKVNEIDSMGNRNTSGDVVGTKTVELHKNITLGAVAENSIGALVGDTSVDLNDGKLNGTQTTGRKLNRSGDITAKSGSTITVGGIKNYGFVVNNSAHSSEFGATLDDLRYSVDKVNHGRGINEGTINVTGNESVGFALIKGGNSSNSGTISVKDNAENSIGFYGKEDTFANTGTIQVTSTKKKNKAIVLDGQTAANKINFTNTGNIYVNVGENGNTNLIGTENIGIYAQGNYKFDHNGGTVKAGSNAIAFYVKDATGEVNVKAPIVLSDSGTGANAGTTIGIYSDGNAKVKFNSTKLTIGERAVGLYSSDGTKFNNTFEINAGKTLEVVLGKNSTFGLLKGNATSPLLSKYLNNNSSNKINITTFGEGASIFYATDTGKAVLDSDYTVTNGGAASTSVLVGTNGSTVEVAAGKTLTTNTNVGLIATKGSGTASTALNSGNIVSNRDNGIGIYTEGSTGTNKGTVTMKNQASVAILGENNSTLLNDTTGKIVLEKGQSAGIYGSNSNITNKGATSPNTGIYVQDSGLAGIYGLLSSNADKTLSNEGLIKLEGSAKSGSAGIYAKLTSTSNKLTTNNSGTIEVVQTSSTGIYAENASAQNNTKSEVNNSGFIKVSGANSVGITGKKSKITNSGTGANKGIELSANGSAGILASDNSEVNNSGRIESTAGTGLVGISVDGTSTANNSGTITIGTLSSTAISSEGGAVTNSGTVTLAKESSTGISVKNGNITNTSSGNIEVKDKNSVGIYANLTTGATQNVSSAGTISLLTPTGVPEKSAAIYSLYDSAATGTLNTTNTGTIDVDQKGSVGIFAKNESTQDKTKSNAVNNKIITVKKEGSAGMLGEKSTLKNTPTAANEGIILSAIKTAGMIGNAKSDVINSGNIETKTATPTAAAEGLVGISLDDSTGVNETSGKITLGTDFSTGMYGKNSSTLTNKGNITGNNKNAVGMAADNSTAVNEAAGTITLNKKESTGIFGKTSQELRNKGNIIGNAEKAVGIVGESSKIYNDNGAAITLKGKTSTGIFGEVNSTVTNAGKIETTTATPANAGEGLTGISLNASTATNTSTGQIILGTEYSTGIFGEAASTLTNEGSITGSKAYAVGMAGKASTVTNKNIITLDKANSTGIFGQDNSTLLNDTNGTITLKEDSSVGIYSKSNSATAKNLGTIVMEKKSSAGMLGDEAELENSNSITTKDEKSAGMFAKNTNAINKKNINVDGKESAGILIQLDGKDKVLSGVNDASTGTININNELSAGMLGKITSASGPSASSKVTLENKNNIIVTAKKSVGMMVDNDSTTVAKGNVKAENTGTITLTAGTSNEENIGILANKNATGINKGAINVNSKKSVGMLGQAASDVTNEKTVTVASEEAIGMLAKGTNSSAINKNLINITANKSLGMMAESGAKITNEKTVTLAGEEGVGMLAKGANSEADNKDTINVRGKKSLGMLSEDSASVKNNKNIEVEAESGVGIFVRDNGTGTGTGENTSTGTINLKNKNAVGIFAKNNGTGNSAKNSGIINLAGAAGQNYESLIGMFAQAEAGKNANVENANIINVNTNKSVGMYAKNDAANTESAVILNNQNGTININSAGSAGIYAPKATVSKVGTVNLKDSVDTNGSSAVYVSEGGKVADTDSAVINLGTVNQNRVAYYVNGANSSLAGTNIGKVSGYGVGVYLQGNSASDIAALTASTPELNYKNNGLSGNGIIGLLLKGNTDISNYTKKITVGDTVDKNAAVSGDKAKYAIGVYADGQGTTAATPYEIKADITTGKNGVGIFADEDSHIKYSGNMKIGDGTTAGTGIFITKKKGATGGSVTLTSNTIELLGTGGVAVIASEGTTINGELLQLN; encoded by the coding sequence ATGAGTAATAATCTTAAACAGATGGAAAAGGATTTAAGAGCATTGGCAAAAAGATGCAAAGATGTTAAGTATTCAAGAAGTTTATTATTGACTTTTTTATTGACAGGTATGCTTTCTTTTTCAGCGGGTCTTACATCTTCCGAATTGGAAAATACTGAAAATTCTATAAATTCGGCTAAAAAAGATTTAAATTCATCCATTAACGATATGAAAATTATGTTCAGACAGGCAAAAAGAGATAATAACAGGTTATTGAAAAATGCCAATTTGGAATTAATTCAACTAATGGAACAGGGAGATCAGGTTATAAAATCTCCATGGAGTTCATGGCAGTTCGGAATGAACTACTTTTACAACAATTGGAGCGGAACATACAAAGGATTGGGAGATAAACAGGAAAAATATCCCTATGAAGGTATTTATTCAAGAAGTAACTGGAAAGTCAGAAATGCAATGGATATGGTTCAAAATAAAAGTACAGGAGGAGGTCCTTTAACTCCGGGAAATGATCCTTTGGGTTCGTGGCAAAACATAAGTAACTCTTCAGGCGGTATTTCTATTGACAGGGATAATTCAATAAGCTCTTCGACTAACGGAAACAGAAGTTGGGGATTGGTAGATTTGAGAAATCTTAAAGAACCTACATCGGAAGTTGAGATATTGGCACGTATTTCTCCAAAAGAAGTTACAAAACAGGCTATAACATTGAACATTACTCAGCCTGCAATAAACGAACTGGAGGCACCTATAGTAAATCCTCAGGTAAATAAACCTCTGGATGCCCCTGTAATTACGCTTCCTGAAGTTGAGAAAGTGGAAATCAGTGCTTTAAATATAACTGCACCGAGTGCTCCTACAGCACCGACTGCTCCGGGAGCTCCTGTTATAAATATAAGTATAACACCACCAAACGCACCAAATGCACTGACAGCACCAAGTGCACCATCAGTGCCAAATATTTCAGTTACACCAAGTGCACCAAGCGTTTTAACAGCACCGAACATAAATATAAATGTAACAGCACCAAGTATTAATGCTTTGACGATAGCTACACCGCCGACTGTAGTGGCTCCGCAAGTTGTTTCACCACAAATTAAGCCGGTTGATTTTGTTATTGATCCGTCAGGGGATGCTAAAAATGGGTATATTATGCGAAGTCAAGCTTGGAATTATTTAGGTGCAATCCCTACAACATTGAATGTAACCGAAAATCATAATGGTAATTTTGTTACTATAAATAACGGTGTAGGTAATGTATTTACTGTTCCAAGGACTCAAACAATAAATGTAACAAAAGGAAATAATAGAGCTTTAGTTGTAGATGAGGTAAATCAAACAAGAACTATAAGATCAGAAGCTACGATTAATCTACAAGCTGTAAAAAATGTAGGAATTGATTTGCAGGGAGGACATAGCGGTTCTGCAACAGCTCCTACAATAGCAACTGTTGTCAATGCAGGAACTATTACCGGACTTGCAACGGATCCGAGTACAGGGACTGCGAATAAAGAGCACATAGCTTTTGGTTTCAATAATGCTGATGCTTCCAACAATACAACAATGACACATATGATAAACGAAAATAAAATAGAATTAAATGCACCTTCAAGTGCCGGAATACAATTAAAACCTGAAGATCCTAATAACTGGCAACCTGGAAGTTGGGGAGTGACACCTCTTAGAATAGTATCAAGAGATCCTAAAAGTGAACGTGCAAAAGTATTGATGAAAGCTGATAATACAGGAACAGTTAATTTAAATGGAAGTAAGAGTTTCGGAATATTAACAGTGTTTAATGCCGGTGTTCCAGCAAGTTTGATGGCTCCGGGGGCTAATTATAACGCAAATAATCATAATTTAAAAGCAGAAAGAAATATGGCAGGTGTACGTTATTTACCAGGAGGAGAATTGGGACGTTCTGCTCTTGCAGGAGATGCCAATAAAAAATATATAAGTGGAATATACAACACAGGAAGTATAAATATACTTGGAGATGAAAGTATTGCTGTCGGTTTATTACAAGAAATACAGGAAGTAATTCTTGAAGGAAATATCAATATCGGAAATCAGGCATCACTTACTCAAGGAAGTAATGCAAACAGTAAAACAAAAACAGATAAAGTAGAAGAAGCAGTAGGAGTATTTGCGGGAGTACCTACCCGTCCTGTAAAGGTCAATGAAATTGATAGTATGGGAAATCGAAATACTTCAGGAGATGTAGTAGGTACAAAAACAGTAGAATTACACAAAAATATCACTTTAGGGGCAGTTGCGGAAAACAGTATAGGGGCTTTGGTTGGAGATACCTCTGTAGACCTGAATGACGGTAAATTAAACGGTACACAAACAACAGGACGTAAATTGAATAGAAGTGGGGATATTACTGCAAAATCAGGCTCAACTATTACTGTAGGAGGAATAAAAAACTACGGATTTGTAGTAAATAACTCTGCTCATTCTTCAGAATTCGGTGCTACTTTAGATGACTTAAGATACAGTGTCGATAAAGTGAATCATGGAAGAGGAATAAACGAAGGAACAATAAACGTAACAGGAAATGAATCTGTCGGTTTTGCTTTAATAAAAGGTGGAAATTCTTCAAACAGCGGAACAATAAGTGTAAAAGATAATGCAGAAAACTCTATTGGTTTCTATGGAAAAGAAGACACTTTTGCAAATACCGGAACAATACAGGTAACATCTACTAAAAAGAAAAATAAAGCTATCGTTTTGGACGGACAGACGGCAGCGAATAAAATAAATTTCACTAATACAGGTAATATATATGTAAATGTGGGAGAAAACGGGAATACAAACTTAATCGGAACCGAAAATATAGGAATTTATGCTCAAGGAAATTATAAATTTGATCATAATGGCGGAACTGTAAAAGCAGGAAGCAATGCTATTGCTTTCTATGTGAAAGATGCAACAGGAGAAGTAAATGTAAAAGCTCCTATAGTATTATCTGACAGCGGAACAGGTGCTAATGCAGGAACAACAATAGGAATATATTCTGACGGAAATGCAAAAGTTAAGTTTAACAGTACAAAACTAACAATAGGTGAAAGAGCAGTAGGACTTTATTCATCTGACGGAACAAAATTTAATAATACATTTGAAATTAACGCCGGAAAAACATTAGAAGTAGTATTAGGTAAAAATTCAACTTTTGGACTTTTAAAAGGGAATGCTACTTCACCGTTGTTAAGTAAATATTTAAATAATAATTCGTCAAATAAAATAAATATAACTACTTTTGGAGAAGGAGCAAGTATATTTTATGCTACAGATACTGGAAAAGCTGTTTTAGATTCTGATTATACTGTAACAAACGGCGGAGCAGCTTCAACTTCGGTATTGGTAGGAACAAACGGATCTACTGTAGAAGTTGCTGCAGGAAAAACATTGACAACAAATACCAATGTAGGACTTATTGCAACTAAAGGAAGCGGAACTGCTTCGACAGCATTAAACTCAGGAAATATTGTGTCCAACAGAGATAACGGAATAGGAATTTATACAGAAGGAAGTACAGGAACTAACAAAGGAACTGTTACAATGAAAAATCAAGCTTCTGTTGCTATTTTAGGAGAAAATAATTCTACATTACTTAATGATACCACAGGAAAAATAGTATTGGAAAAAGGACAGTCAGCAGGAATTTATGGAAGTAACTCAAATATTACAAATAAAGGAGCAACATCTCCAAATACCGGAATTTATGTTCAGGATTCAGGCTTAGCAGGAATTTACGGATTGTTGTCTAGTAATGCCGATAAAACTTTAAGCAATGAAGGACTAATAAAACTTGAAGGGAGTGCCAAATCAGGTTCGGCAGGAATTTATGCAAAACTGACAAGTACTTCAAATAAATTGACTACTAATAACAGCGGAACTATTGAAGTAGTACAGACAAGTTCAACAGGAATTTATGCGGAAAATGCTTCTGCACAAAATAATACAAAATCAGAAGTTAATAACAGCGGATTTATTAAAGTAAGCGGAGCAAATTCGGTAGGAATTACAGGAAAGAAATCCAAAATAACAAATTCAGGAACGGGAGCTAACAAAGGAATTGAACTTTCGGCAAACGGCTCTGCAGGAATTTTGGCAAGTGATAATTCTGAAGTTAATAACAGCGGAAGAATAGAAAGTACAGCAGGAACAGGTTTAGTCGGTATTTCAGTAGATGGAACTTCTACTGCCAATAATAGCGGAACTATTACTATAGGGACTTTATCAAGTACAGCTATATCAAGTGAAGGAGGAGCTGTAACAAATTCGGGAACAGTTACTTTGGCTAAAGAAAGTTCAACAGGTATATCCGTTAAAAACGGAAATATTACTAATACATCTTCAGGAAATATAGAAGTAAAAGATAAAAATTCAGTAGGTATATATGCAAATTTAACAACCGGAGCTACTCAAAATGTAAGTAGTGCGGGAACAATTTCACTATTGACTCCGACAGGTGTTCCTGAAAAATCGGCAGCTATTTACAGTCTCTACGACAGTGCTGCAACAGGAACTTTAAATACAACAAATACAGGAACTATTGATGTAGATCAAAAAGGTTCAGTGGGTATTTTTGCTAAAAATGAAAGCACTCAGGATAAAACTAAATCCAATGCTGTTAACAACAAAATAATTACTGTTAAAAAAGAAGGCTCTGCAGGAATGTTGGGAGAAAAATCAACTTTAAAAAATACTCCAACTGCTGCTAATGAAGGAATTATTCTGTCGGCTATAAAAACAGCAGGAATGATAGGAAATGCAAAATCCGATGTAATTAACAGCGGAAATATAGAAACAAAAACAGCAACGCCTACAGCTGCCGCTGAGGGATTAGTAGGAATTTCACTGGACGACTCGACAGGAGTTAATGAAACTTCGGGAAAAATTACTTTGGGAACTGATTTCTCTACAGGAATGTATGGTAAAAACAGTTCAACATTAACAAACAAAGGAAATATTACAGGAAATAATAAAAATGCAGTAGGTATGGCAGCTGATAATTCTACGGCTGTTAATGAAGCTGCAGGAACTATAACTTTAAACAAAAAAGAATCTACAGGAATATTCGGTAAAACAAGTCAGGAACTAAGAAATAAAGGTAACATTATCGGAAATGCAGAAAAAGCTGTAGGTATAGTAGGAGAAAGCTCGAAAATATATAATGATAACGGAGCCGCAATTACTCTAAAAGGAAAAACTTCTACAGGAATATTCGGTGAAGTTAATTCTACTGTTACAAATGCAGGAAAAATAGAGACTACGACAGCAACGCCTGCAAATGCCGGCGAAGGACTGACAGGGATTTCCTTGAATGCTTCAACTGCTACTAATACTTCAACAGGACAAATTATACTGGGAACAGAATACTCTACAGGAATATTCGGTGAAGCTGCTTCGACACTGACAAATGAAGGAAGTATTACAGGAAGCAAAGCGTATGCGGTAGGTATGGCAGGAAAAGCATCTACAGTAACTAATAAGAATATTATTACTTTGGATAAAGCAAACTCCACAGGAATATTCGGTCAGGATAATTCTACTTTGCTGAACGACACAAATGGAACGATTACATTAAAAGAAGACAGTTCGGTAGGAATATATTCCAAATCAAATTCTGCAACGGCTAAAAACCTCGGAACTATAGTAATGGAAAAGAAAAGTTCAGCGGGAATGTTGGGAGATGAAGCAGAGCTTGAAAACAGTAACTCTATAACAACAAAAGACGAGAAGTCTGCAGGAATGTTTGCTAAAAATACAAATGCAATAAATAAGAAAAATATAAATGTTGATGGAAAAGAGTCTGCGGGAATATTGATTCAGTTAGACGGAAAAGACAAAGTTCTTTCGGGAGTTAATGATGCGTCTACCGGAACTATTAATATAAACAATGAACTTTCAGCGGGAATGTTAGGAAAAATAACTTCAGCATCAGGACCTTCGGCAAGTTCCAAAGTAACATTGGAAAATAAAAATAATATTATTGTTACTGCAAAAAAATCTGTAGGAATGATGGTAGACAATGATTCTACAACAGTTGCAAAAGGAAATGTAAAAGCTGAAAATACAGGTACAATTACATTAACAGCAGGCACAAGCAATGAAGAAAACATCGGTATTCTGGCAAATAAAAATGCTACAGGAATAAATAAAGGAGCAATAAATGTAAACAGTAAAAAATCTGTAGGTATGTTGGGACAGGCCGCTTCAGATGTTACGAATGAAAAAACTGTTACTGTGGCAAGTGAAGAAGCAATCGGCATGTTGGCAAAAGGAACAAATTCTTCAGCAATAAACAAAAATTTAATAAATATTACTGCCAATAAATCTTTAGGAATGATGGCGGAAAGCGGAGCTAAAATTACAAATGAAAAAACTGTTACATTGGCAGGTGAAGAAGGTGTCGGCATGTTAGCAAAAGGAGCAAACTCCGAAGCTGACAACAAAGATACAATCAATGTAAGAGGTAAAAAATCATTAGGTATGCTGTCGGAAGATTCGGCATCTGTAAAAAATAATAAGAATATAGAAGTAGAAGCTGAAAGCGGAGTAGGAATATTTGTCCGTGATAACGGAACAGGAACGGGAACAGGAGAAAATACTTCTACAGGAACAATTAATCTTAAAAATAAAAATGCAGTTGGAATTTTCGCTAAAAATAACGGAACAGGAAATTCTGCTAAAAACTCGGGAATTATTAATTTGGCAGGAGCTGCAGGACAAAATTACGAATCATTGATAGGAATGTTTGCACAGGCAGAAGCAGGAAAAAATGCAAATGTGGAAAATGCAAATATTATTAATGTAAATACAAATAAATCAGTAGGAATGTACGCAAAAAATGATGCTGCAAATACCGAGTCAGCTGTAATATTAAATAATCAAAACGGAACAATAAATATAAACAGTGCCGGATCTGCAGGAATTTATGCACCGAAAGCAACTGTTTCCAAAGTAGGAACAGTTAATTTGAAAGATTCTGTTGACACAAACGGTTCTTCGGCAGTATATGTCTCAGAGGGAGGAAAAGTAGCAGATACAGACAGTGCGGTTATCAATCTGGGTACTGTAAATCAAAACAGAGTTGCATACTATGTAAACGGTGCTAACAGCTCATTGGCAGGTACAAATATCGGAAAAGTTTCCGGATACGGAGTAGGAGTTTATTTACAGGGAAATTCGGCTTCGGATATTGCTGCATTGACTGCATCTACGCCTGAATTGAATTATAAAAATAATGGACTTAGCGGAAACGGAATAATAGGACTGTTATTAAAAGGCAATACGGATATAAGCAACTATACAAAGAAAATTACTGTGGGAGATACTGTTGATAAAAATGCTGCTGTTTCGGGAGATAAAGCAAAATATGCAATAGGTGTATATGCTGACGGTCAGGGAACAACTGCAGCAACGCCTTATGAAATAAAAGCCGATATTACAACAGGTAAAAACGGAGTAGGAATATTTGCCGATGAAGACAGTCACATTAAATACAGCGGAAATATGAAAATCGGAGACGGAACAACTGCCGGAACGGGAATATTTATTACTAAGAAAAAAGGAGCAACAGGAGGAAGTGTAACTCTGACTTCAAACACAATCGAATTGTTAGGAACAGGAGGAGTTGCGGTTATTGCTTCGGAAGGTACTACAATTAACGGAGAACTGCTACAATTAAATTAG